The genomic DNA GGTAGATATATTGGATATAAAATTCCAAAGGGAAAAATAAACGATATTGCACTAGATGCGACTCTTCGGGCTGCAGCTCCATATCAAAAGCTAAGAGAAAAAAATGGGATGGCTTTTATTATTAAAAAAGAAGATATTCGAGAGAAAATAAGAGAACAAAGAGTTGGAAATACCATTTTATTTTTAGTAGACGCTAGTGGGTCTATGGGAATCGAAAAAAGAATGGTAGAATCTAAAGCCGCTATTTTGTCTTTGTTAAAAGATGCTTACCAAAAAAGAGATACGGTAGGAATGATGACCTTTAGAGGAGAAGAGGCATCTGTAATATTGCCACCTACTAGAAGTGTAGAGCTTGCTTACAAGTATTTAAAGGATATAAAAGTAGGAGGAAAAACACCTTTATCATTAGGACTTACAAAGAGTGTAGAATATATCAATCATTTGAAAGTAAAAAACCGAGAAATTATGCCAATGATTGTTATCTTATCAGATGGGCGTGGAAATGTTTCTATGAAAGGGAAAGATCCTTTGCAAGAAATTTTAGATATAGCAAAAAAATTTAAAAATGAAAAAATTAAATTTATAGTAGTAGATACAGAAACTGGTTTTTTAAGATTAGGACTTGCCAAAAGATTAAGCGATACTCTTTTAGGGGATTATTTTAAGTTAGACGATATAAGTCATAAGGGTTTAGAACAAGTGATTCGATCATCTTCGATCATTGGATATTAAGTATTAAAATTTTATAAAAAGAAGGGGAGTCTATGGAACTATCTAATGTATATGTGCATACTTATAAAGAAATTACTTCTGAAGTAGAAAAAATATCAGAAAGAAATCTCATAAAAGCAGGAATGCTTCAAAAAATATCAGGAGCATATGCTTATTTACCATTAGGACATAAAATGTTAACTCGTATTCAAGAACAAGCTAAAAAAGTCTTAGAACAAAACGGATTTGAAGAAATATTGTTTTTAGGAAATCAAGATGGTTTTTTAAAAAAAGTAAAAAAAGGTATGAAAAAAGATAAAGTATTTTTTTATCAAGTAGAACAAATGGTTCCTTCTAGAGAAAATAAAAGGGGAAGTCTTTTTATAAAGGGAGAAGTAGTGTATAAAGATGTGAAAGAAATAAAAAAAGATTTTTTCTTTATTGAAGATTTATGCAATGAGGTGTTAAGAATATGTGGATTAAATGGAGAGAAAATAAAAGATATCCACAATCAGGAGGATATTCTTTCATCTATTATAGGAATACCTTCAGAAGAAGGAAAAGAAAATATAGTTTCTTGTTCATGTGGATATAAAGCAACTCAAAGATATGCGCCTTGTAAAAAAGAAAGTTTTGAAAATGAAGTAGAGTTTTCTTTGGAAAAAGTATATACTCCAGATGTAAAAACAATTGATCAGCTTACAAAGTTTTTAGGAATTACTTCTAAGAAATTAATAAAATGTCTTTTGTTAAAAAATCAAAAAAACTTTATAGCAGCTTTTGTAAGAGGAGATCGAGAACTAAATTTAGCAAAATTAGAAAAAACTTTAGGATTTTCTCACAAGGAGCTTGTATTTTTAAAAGAAGAAGAAGTGGAAACATTAACTCATGCAAAGGTCGGTTTTGCAGGACCCATAGGGCTTGAGAATACAATTATTGTAGTAGATTATGAAGTAACTCATATGAAAAATGCAGTAGCAGGAGCCAATGAAACAGATTTTCATATAAAAAATATAAATTACGGAAGAGATTTTAAGGCCGATTACATATTAGATATAAAAAATATAGAACAAGGAGATTCTT from Inediibacterium massiliense includes the following:
- a CDS encoding YbaK/EbsC family protein, translated to MELSNVYVHTYKEITSEVEKISERNLIKAGMLQKISGAYAYLPLGHKMLTRIQEQAKKVLEQNGFEEILFLGNQDGFLKKVKKGMKKDKVFFYQVEQMVPSRENKRGSLFIKGEVVYKDVKEIKKDFFFIEDLCNEVLRICGLNGEKIKDIHNQEDILSSIIGIPSEEGKENIVSCSCGYKATQRYAPCKKESFENEVEFSLEKVYTPDVKTIDQLTKFLGITSKKLIKCLLLKNQKNFIAAFVRGDRELNLAKLEKTLGFSHKELVFLKEEEVETLTHAKVGFAGPIGLENTIIVVDYEVTHMKNAVAGANETDFHIKNINYGRDFKADYILDIKNIEQGDSCVNCGEDISVYPYMEMARIEKEKDKISFSLDITSILSGIASIYYDEYGLTWPISLSFYPIILSILNMKDQEQVDFANQIYEKLKGKNIEVLLDDRNEKIGVKFQDAELLGIPIQIIVGRGAKDHIVEYKIRTKEYKKEFVYNELFSQIQKDLQDDM